A section of the Mesorhizobium loti genome encodes:
- a CDS encoding dihydrodipicolinate synthase family protein gives MSFKGVIPPVTTPFHADGSIDRDGFCVVVEHLVATGVHGIIVGGTTGEYYAQSRDERVSLLKLARSLVKGTTPLIAGVGAIRTEDCIEYALIAKDLKYDGILIGSPYYAVPTQLELANHALAIDKAANLPVMLYNYPGRTGTMMDLEFLDRVGRSSNFCAIKESSGSMNQLHALARDYPHIDLFCGMDDQALEFFAWGAKGWVCGAGNCLPSEHLALYEACVIEKNFTKGRQIMSALLPLMRLLEQGGKFVQSIKFGCELAGLPAGPVRRPMRALDDEQKRELESTIRTLKAVIASITAKSQKRASENVIAINA, from the coding sequence ATGTCGTTCAAAGGCGTTATTCCGCCCGTCACAACGCCCTTTCACGCGGACGGATCGATCGACCGTGACGGCTTCTGCGTCGTGGTCGAGCACTTGGTCGCGACTGGCGTCCACGGGATCATTGTCGGTGGCACGACAGGCGAGTACTACGCCCAGTCACGCGATGAGCGTGTCAGCCTGCTTAAGCTTGCTAGGAGCCTTGTGAAGGGGACGACGCCCCTGATCGCCGGCGTCGGCGCGATTCGCACTGAGGACTGCATTGAATATGCGCTGATTGCAAAGGACCTGAAGTACGACGGCATCCTGATCGGCTCGCCGTACTACGCTGTTCCCACGCAGCTCGAACTTGCCAATCACGCGCTTGCGATCGACAAGGCCGCCAATCTACCAGTGATGCTCTACAACTATCCCGGACGCACCGGCACGATGATGGATCTTGAGTTCCTGGACCGCGTCGGTCGCAGCTCCAATTTCTGCGCCATCAAGGAGTCGAGCGGCAGCATGAACCAGCTGCATGCGCTGGCTCGTGACTATCCGCACATCGACCTGTTCTGCGGTATGGATGATCAGGCGCTTGAGTTCTTCGCCTGGGGCGCAAAAGGGTGGGTCTGCGGTGCCGGCAACTGCCTGCCGTCAGAGCATCTCGCGCTGTACGAAGCCTGCGTGATCGAGAAGAACTTCACTAAGGGCCGGCAGATTATGTCGGCGCTTCTGCCTCTGATGAGGCTTCTCGAACAGGGCGGCAAATTCGTGCAGAGCATCAAGTTCGGGTGCGAACTCGCGGGGCTGCCGGCCGGCCCGGTGCGCCGGCCGATGCGGGCACTCGACGACGAACAGAAGCGGGAACTCGAGTCGACGATCCGCACCCTTAAGGCCGTCATAGCGTCGATCACCGCAAAATCCCAAAAGAGGGCTTCCGAGAATGTCATCGCTATTAACGCGTGA
- a CDS encoding recombinase family protein, protein MRKFPLSLGGHHELRWSEASYHAVHSVPANPVYAGAYVYGKNRRETVLDETGVRRKRIRKLPMDEWQVLIKAHHPGYIDWPTFEANQQRMATNTRPRLHAEAGGGSGGAVREGGALLQGIARCGHCGRRLRTHYRGRTATPGYHCAGKVIAEGRGVYCLNVGGVQIDEAVVAAFLEALEPARLATTLAAAERLENDREAALKQWRLDVERAQFAVDRAERRYRAVDPDNRLVARTLEQQWEEALRALEAAKAELVRREAERPRRLSATEREKLLSLGADLASVWHAPTTTARDRKELLRTLIEEATLHVDRDKAAAQLALRWKGGALSHLTVALPRSRPATVCTDEDTLALVRRLVPHYPDAVIAGILNRQGRRTVYGHRFDANRVGKAPLLEDPCLQGQGTGRRRRHCHRPSGCRRARRGALDASPPYQRRPHLGRTGDTRRAMAHSPDHGPQGPLPRHAQRRL, encoded by the coding sequence ATGCGGAAGTTCCCACTGTCGCTTGGTGGGCATCATGAGCTGCGCTGGAGCGAGGCCAGCTACCACGCCGTTCATTCCGTGCCGGCCAATCCGGTCTATGCGGGCGCCTATGTCTATGGCAAGAATCGCCGAGAGACGGTGCTCGACGAAACCGGCGTGCGGCGCAAACGGATACGCAAGCTGCCGATGGACGAATGGCAAGTGCTGATCAAGGCTCACCACCCGGGCTATATCGACTGGCCGACCTTCGAGGCCAATCAGCAACGCATGGCGACCAACACCCGCCCGCGCCTCCATGCCGAAGCCGGGGGAGGCTCCGGCGGCGCGGTGCGTGAAGGCGGCGCCCTGCTTCAGGGCATTGCCCGCTGCGGTCATTGCGGGCGGCGCCTGCGCACTCATTACCGTGGCCGCACCGCGACACCGGGCTATCATTGCGCCGGTAAGGTCATCGCCGAGGGACGCGGCGTCTATTGCCTCAATGTCGGCGGCGTGCAGATCGACGAAGCCGTGGTCGCGGCCTTCCTGGAAGCGCTGGAGCCGGCACGCCTGGCCACCACGCTCGCGGCGGCCGAGCGGCTGGAAAACGACCGCGAAGCGGCACTCAAGCAATGGCGGCTCGATGTCGAGCGGGCGCAGTTCGCCGTTGACCGCGCCGAGCGGCGCTATCGCGCCGTCGATCCCGATAATCGCCTGGTCGCCCGCACGCTCGAGCAGCAGTGGGAGGAGGCCCTGCGTGCCTTGGAGGCGGCCAAGGCCGAACTGGTGCGGCGCGAGGCGGAGCGCCCGCGTAGGCTGTCGGCCACGGAGCGGGAGAAGCTGCTTTCCCTCGGCGCCGATCTGGCGAGCGTCTGGCACGCGCCGACCACGACGGCGCGTGACCGCAAGGAGCTCTTGCGCACGCTGATCGAGGAGGCCACCCTCCATGTCGACCGCGACAAGGCGGCGGCGCAACTCGCCCTGCGCTGGAAGGGCGGCGCGCTAAGCCACCTCACCGTCGCCCTGCCGCGCTCGCGGCCGGCGACGGTGTGCACCGACGAGGACACGCTGGCGCTCGTACGGCGGCTGGTGCCGCATTATCCCGACGCCGTCATCGCCGGCATTCTCAACCGCCAGGGCCGTCGAACGGTCTATGGCCATCGGTTCGACGCCAATCGCGTCGGCAAAGCGCCGCTACTGGAAGATCCCTGTCTGCAAGGCCAAGGCACCGGCCGCCGACGGCGACATTGTCACCGTCCGTCAGGCTGCCGTCGCGCTCGGCGTGGCGCCCTCGACGCTTCACCGCCATATCAACGACGGCCTCATCTAGGGCGAACAGGTGACACCCGGCGCGCCATGGCGCATTCGCCTGACCACGGACCTCAAGGCCCGCTTCCTCGCCACGCCCAGCGACGGCTTTGA
- a CDS encoding reverse transcriptase N-terminal domain-containing protein, with the protein MKRLQVRIAKATQEGRWGKVKALQRLLTRSHSGKMLAVKRVTENRGKRTPGVDGKIWSSPAARWNGMRSLRHRGYRAMPLRRVYIPKSNGKKRPLGIPICGAGRCRRYRSSLWTRW; encoded by the coding sequence GTGAAACGGCTTCAGGTGCGTATCGCCAAGGCAACCCAGGAAGGCCGATGGGGCAAGGTGAAAGCATTGCAACGTCTGCTGACCCGCTCGCATAGCGGCAAGATGTTGGCCGTGAAACGGGTGACGGAGAATCGCGGTAAGAGAACGCCGGGGGTGGACGGTAAGATATGGTCATCCCCGGCGGCCAGATGGAACGGGATGAGGTCACTTCGACATCGCGGTTACCGCGCGATGCCGTTGCGACGTGTTTACATTCCCAAGAGTAACGGCAAGAAGCGTCCGCTGGGAATTCCTATATGCGGTGCCGGGCGATGCAGGCGTTATCGAAGCTCGCTCTGGACCCGGTGGTAG
- a CDS encoding HNH endonuclease, whose protein sequence is MWTKGHKIAVYHGGTDDIGNIQAECNQCNFGKNAGRLTR, encoded by the coding sequence GTGTGGACTAAGGGACACAAGATTGCCGTTTATCACGGCGGCACCGATGACATCGGCAACATCCAGGCCGAATGCAATCAGTGCAACTTCGGGAAGAATGCGGGCCGGTTGACGCGCTAA
- a CDS encoding aldo/keto reductase: MHSVMVNGAAIPAIGLGTWTLKGEACSELVAHALSLGYRHLDTAAVYDNEGAVGEGLRFSGVPRDNVFITTKVWSTDIAPGDLERSAEASLQRLGLDTVDLLLIHWPNPAIPLAGSIKALNAVRNSGMARHIGVSNFPTGMLAEAVRLSDAPLVANQVEYHPFLDQTKVHAACRAAGMAMVAYCPLGRGGALFEEAAVGDAAKRHSKSPAQIVLRWQVQQEGVVAIPRTECKERLAENIDLFDLELSEEEMAAISRLGSRNYRICDLDYSPKWDTLG; this comes from the coding sequence ATGCATAGCGTCATGGTAAACGGTGCGGCGATCCCCGCAATCGGGCTTGGTACATGGACGCTCAAAGGCGAAGCGTGTTCGGAATTGGTCGCGCATGCGCTTTCGCTCGGCTACCGCCATCTCGACACCGCAGCGGTCTATGACAACGAGGGCGCGGTGGGCGAGGGACTGCGATTTTCCGGCGTACCGCGCGACAACGTCTTCATCACAACCAAAGTCTGGTCTACCGATATCGCTCCCGGAGATTTAGAGCGATCGGCCGAGGCAAGCCTACAGCGGCTCGGACTCGACACAGTCGACCTGCTCCTGATCCACTGGCCAAATCCTGCCATTCCGCTGGCCGGATCTATCAAGGCGCTGAACGCGGTTCGCAATTCCGGCATGGCGCGGCACATCGGTGTGTCGAACTTTCCCACCGGGATGCTTGCGGAGGCAGTGCGCCTGTCGGATGCGCCGCTTGTGGCCAACCAAGTCGAATATCATCCCTTTCTCGACCAGACTAAGGTCCATGCGGCCTGCCGAGCGGCCGGCATGGCGATGGTCGCCTATTGCCCGCTCGGCCGAGGTGGAGCGTTGTTCGAGGAGGCGGCGGTCGGGGACGCCGCCAAGCGGCACAGCAAAAGCCCGGCGCAGATCGTGCTTCGATGGCAAGTCCAGCAGGAAGGTGTAGTCGCCATTCCGCGCACCGAATGCAAGGAGAGGCTAGCGGAAAACATCGACCTGTTTGATTTGGAGCTTTCCGAAGAGGAGATGGCAGCGATCTCGCGGCTCGGGTCGCGCAACTACCGCATCTGCGATTTGGACTACTCGCCGAAATGGGATACGCTTGGGTAA
- a CDS encoding alpha-ketoacid dehydrogenase subunit beta, with translation MQNTAQKFVAAPGTRIEMTYLEALVQAQIEEMDRDERVVLMGEDISIYGGGKLIERFGKNRVWNTPISEGGFTGLAIGAAINGLRPIVDLSVASFVYLASDQIINQASKLQYMTGGQIDIPIVFRCWMYSVGSKAAQHADRPYPLFMNVPGLKIICPTSPADIKGLMKSAIRDGDPVLVFEDACLWPVKGDVATDPDYLIPIGKADVKRRGKDVTLIAIAGAIRPTMEAVDALAEEGISVEVIDPRTLKPLDYEAIRISVAKTGRLMIVENGHSVCNVGSEIAAVMAEEIFDLLQRPILRLSSPDIHVPFSPALEKDFFPTKEHITAAVRRLL, from the coding sequence ATGCAAAATACTGCCCAGAAATTTGTCGCTGCGCCCGGCACCCGTATTGAGATGACCTATCTTGAAGCGCTCGTGCAGGCGCAGATAGAGGAAATGGATCGTGATGAGCGCGTCGTCCTGATGGGAGAGGATATTTCGATCTATGGCGGCGGCAAACTTATTGAGCGGTTCGGCAAGAACCGGGTTTGGAACACGCCGATTTCAGAAGGCGGTTTTACCGGCCTCGCAATCGGGGCTGCGATCAACGGCTTGCGACCGATCGTGGACCTCTCAGTTGCCAGCTTCGTCTATCTTGCCTCGGATCAGATCATCAACCAGGCCTCGAAATTGCAGTATATGACTGGAGGTCAGATCGACATTCCGATCGTGTTTCGGTGTTGGATGTACTCGGTGGGGTCCAAGGCGGCGCAGCATGCCGATCGACCGTATCCGCTTTTTATGAATGTGCCTGGTCTCAAGATCATCTGTCCGACCAGCCCCGCCGACATCAAGGGCCTTATGAAATCGGCCATTCGCGATGGCGATCCTGTACTCGTCTTCGAAGACGCCTGTCTGTGGCCGGTCAAGGGCGATGTGGCCACAGATCCGGACTATCTAATCCCGATTGGCAAAGCGGATGTGAAGCGCCGGGGAAAAGACGTAACCCTTATCGCCATTGCCGGCGCCATTCGGCCGACGATGGAAGCTGTCGACGCGCTCGCCGAGGAGGGCATTTCGGTCGAAGTGATCGATCCACGTACGTTGAAGCCGCTCGATTATGAAGCCATCAGGATCTCAGTCGCCAAGACCGGACGGCTCATGATCGTCGAGAACGGGCACAGTGTCTGCAACGTCGGAAGTGAAATTGCCGCGGTGATGGCAGAAGAGATTTTCGATCTCTTGCAGCGACCGATCCTTCGCCTGAGCTCTCCGGACATTCACGTCCCATTCAGTCCGGCCCTCGAGAAGGATTTCTTCCCGACGAAGGAACACATCACCGCTGCCGTGCGGCGGCTGCTGTGA
- a CDS encoding thiamine pyrophosphate-dependent dehydrogenase E1 component subunit alpha: protein MRQFKGDNIPGFFHSSVGQEAAIVGACLALRDDDAMTGTHRSHGHPIGKGANLDALMAELMGKEGGICKGRGGSMHLADRSVGIISESAIVGGGIPLATGCAFSSTVRGVDQVTLCFFGDGAVNQGTFHESLNMASLWKLPVIYLCENNGYAITTSVAQSHGQPDIAMRAPGYGMPGITVDGQDVSAVYEATARAVTRARAGEGPTLIVADTYRFDEHNFGLVIPGEPYRSVEEVEAHKRDCDPILLYRTVLIEEGIDEKSLRAIEDEVAEVVKQAVQFALASPMPRSETLHDHMFNSPLAGHYSFVAGQKRN from the coding sequence ATGCGCCAGTTCAAAGGTGACAATATCCCTGGATTCTTCCACTCGAGCGTGGGTCAGGAAGCCGCCATCGTAGGGGCATGTCTCGCCCTTCGGGACGATGACGCCATGACCGGAACGCATCGTTCGCACGGCCATCCGATCGGGAAGGGCGCGAATCTGGACGCGCTCATGGCCGAGCTGATGGGTAAGGAAGGCGGCATTTGCAAGGGGCGCGGCGGTTCTATGCATCTTGCAGACAGGTCGGTGGGGATCATCAGCGAGTCGGCTATCGTCGGAGGGGGCATCCCTCTTGCCACAGGGTGTGCGTTCAGTTCGACGGTTCGGGGCGTCGATCAGGTTACCCTTTGCTTCTTTGGCGATGGAGCGGTGAACCAGGGCACCTTCCATGAGAGTCTCAACATGGCGTCGCTGTGGAAGCTTCCGGTCATCTATCTTTGCGAGAACAACGGCTATGCAATCACTACCTCGGTGGCGCAAAGCCACGGGCAGCCGGACATAGCGATGCGGGCTCCTGGCTACGGCATGCCTGGGATAACGGTTGACGGGCAGGATGTGAGCGCGGTCTATGAAGCTACGGCACGGGCCGTCACGCGAGCACGCGCGGGTGAGGGGCCTACTCTCATAGTCGCCGACACGTATCGATTCGATGAACACAATTTCGGCTTGGTGATTCCGGGGGAGCCCTATCGATCGGTTGAAGAAGTCGAGGCCCACAAACGTGACTGCGATCCAATTTTGCTGTATCGCACCGTGCTCATAGAAGAAGGCATAGACGAAAAGAGTCTGAGAGCAATCGAGGATGAAGTCGCCGAAGTTGTCAAGCAAGCTGTACAGTTTGCTTTGGCCAGCCCCATGCCTAGGTCCGAAACCTTGCACGACCACATGTTCAACTCGCCCCTTGCCGGCCATTACAGCTTCGTGGCTGGGCAGAAGCGGAATTAA